From the genome of Wolbachia endosymbiont (group B) of Parapoynx stratiotata, one region includes:
- a CDS encoding protein-disulfide reductase DsbD domain-containing protein, with protein sequence MKIRIYSILLLLFSCTQLCAEEEVAKFDLLIGKVNKANLTIEGAIKVTIKPGWHIYYKDPGDFGLPTSFDCQGNISNIDIHWPTPKEHEDKVGEVTFVSNIYEDMVLFPFKNNIIPNQEYADINFHIKYAICKDRCIPKNAEIKTSQPLKDFIDSDINKLINEWYEK encoded by the coding sequence ATGAAAATACGTATATACTCAATCCTACTTTTACTTTTTTCTTGCACTCAATTGTGCGCTGAAGAAGAAGTTGCAAAATTTGATCTGCTCATTGGTAAGGTAAATAAAGCAAACCTTACCATTGAAGGCGCAATAAAGGTTACAATAAAACCAGGTTGGCATATATATTACAAAGACCCTGGAGATTTCGGCCTTCCTACTTCCTTTGACTGTCAGGGTAACATATCAAATATAGATATTCATTGGCCTACTCCCAAGGAACATGAAGATAAAGTTGGGGAAGTTACATTTGTTAGTAACATATATGAAGATATGGTGTTATTTCCCTTTAAAAACAATATCATTCCAAATCAGGAATACGCTGATATTAACTTTCATATAAAGTACGCAATATGTAAAGATAGGTGTATCCCTAAAAATGCCGAGATAAAAACCAGTCAACCACTAAAGGATTTTATAGATTCTGATATCAATAAACTCATAAATGAGTGGTATGAAAAATAG
- a CDS encoding outer membrane protein assembly factor BamE yields MRVLIFSVLLFSVGCMHTIYNHGVPGINVELWSKIKVGDDREKVVHTLGLPTLVSKFDENVWYYVSYKIKQANFLGKRKYSSKSLQISFNQNDEVTDIREINVAERSLAVVD; encoded by the coding sequence ATGCGAGTATTAATATTTTCTGTTTTGCTGTTTTCAGTAGGCTGCATGCACACTATCTATAATCACGGAGTTCCTGGCATTAATGTTGAACTGTGGAGCAAAATAAAAGTAGGTGATGATAGAGAAAAAGTGGTTCATACTTTAGGATTGCCAACATTAGTATCAAAGTTCGACGAAAATGTTTGGTACTATGTCTCATATAAAATTAAACAAGCTAACTTCTTGGGAAAAAGGAAGTACAGTAGTAAGTCTCTGCAAATTTCGTTTAATCAGAATGACGAAGTTACAGATATAAGAGAAATCAACGTTGCAGAAAGGTCTTTAGCTGTTGTTGATTGA
- a CDS encoding co-chaperone GroES, with protein MSSVNLNVLDDNVLIKPITEEKQGGIVLPSSAEKKPTKGEVIAIGSGSRNSSGERIALTVKTGDKVFYRQWAGTEVEHDNEKYVVMKESDLLAVIK; from the coding sequence ATGTCAAGTGTAAATTTGAATGTATTAGATGATAACGTGCTAATAAAGCCTATTACTGAAGAAAAACAAGGTGGAATTGTACTACCATCAAGTGCTGAAAAGAAGCCTACTAAAGGTGAAGTTATAGCAATTGGTAGTGGTTCACGCAACTCAAGCGGAGAGCGTATAGCTTTAACTGTAAAAACTGGTGATAAGGTTTTCTACAGGCAGTGGGCTGGGACAGAAGTAGAGCATGATAATGAAAAGTATGTCGTGATGAAGGAGTCAGACCTACTTGCTGTTATCAAGTAG
- the recO gene encoding DNA repair protein RecO, which yields MRWKDEGVIIAVKKYGDKNLILSLFTKNHGKCRGLTRLTNNSNYKFQISNLLHAEWSAKLPENLGFLKCELIESPFHHFFQDRLKSIAIVSFSSILEKVLPESESCIKLYDNFRHFIDVIKHNSQFWQSHYLNLELLLLTQLGFKLDLSKCAVTGVKENLQFISPKTGRAVSKKVGDCYADKLLPFPQMLHDVYNNNLQNSYSYQEFRLGLKITGYFLNKYLFLQLNAKFPELRNFMLSFES from the coding sequence ATGAGATGGAAAGATGAAGGTGTTATTATAGCTGTTAAAAAATACGGTGATAAAAATTTAATTCTTTCTCTATTTACAAAAAATCATGGAAAGTGCAGAGGATTAACTAGGTTAACAAACAATAGCAATTATAAGTTTCAAATAAGTAATCTATTACATGCAGAATGGAGTGCTAAGCTACCTGAAAATCTAGGTTTTTTAAAGTGCGAATTGATTGAATCTCCATTTCATCATTTCTTTCAAGATAGGTTAAAAAGCATTGCTATTGTTTCTTTCTCGTCTATATTAGAAAAAGTGCTTCCAGAAAGTGAATCCTGCATCAAGTTGTATGATAATTTTAGACACTTCATCGATGTAATAAAACATAATAGCCAGTTTTGGCAAAGTCATTACCTTAACTTAGAGCTTCTGCTTCTTACGCAACTTGGATTTAAGTTAGACCTATCAAAATGTGCTGTAACAGGTGTGAAAGAAAATCTACAATTTATTTCTCCAAAAACTGGTAGAGCAGTGTCAAAAAAAGTAGGTGACTGTTATGCAGATAAATTACTACCTTTTCCACAGATGTTGCATGATGTATACAATAACAACCTACAAAATAGCTACTCATATCAAGAATTCAGACTAGGGTTAAAAATTACAGGGTATTTTTTAAATAAATATCTATTTCTGCAGTTAAATGCGAAATTTCCGGAGTTGAGAAATTTTATGCTATCATTTGAATCTTAG
- a CDS encoding PleD family two-component system response regulator: protein MTAKILVVDDIPSNVKLLEAQLKAEYYTVIVAYDGEEAIDLVAEQQPDIILLDVMMPKMSGFEVCKKLKNDPLTTYIPIIMVTALHDTHDRVEGINAGADDFLTKPIDETALSARIKSLVRLKMIIDELCLRGETNAEIGGVAESSIMDYSNQIFDANILVVDEDTFQAEQIHNVLKQRFRSIKILHDPKEALKVGIKDNYDLIISDMQFSKTDGLRLCSKFRSKVETRYTPILILSEDYDKSNLVKALDVGANDYLTVPLDESELIARVNLQVKRKRYQDALRMNLFNNVEMSIKDPLTNCYNRRYFDAHLRNIVKDSVEKDRSLSLMILDIDYFKIVNDNFGHNAGDELLKEIQKRISENIRVTDLLARFGGEEFVVVMPDTNVSDAYTIAERIRKIIAKEPFILVDKNTTHNVTVSIGISAMQRSDLDDVKKFIVRADKYLYKAKNSGRNRVVTG, encoded by the coding sequence ATGACAGCAAAAATCCTAGTAGTAGATGATATACCATCTAATGTTAAGCTTTTGGAGGCTCAGCTAAAAGCAGAGTACTATACAGTTATTGTAGCTTATGATGGCGAGGAGGCGATAGATTTAGTAGCGGAACAGCAGCCAGATATTATCTTACTTGATGTCATGATGCCAAAAATGAGTGGTTTTGAGGTTTGTAAGAAGCTAAAGAATGATCCCTTAACGACTTATATTCCAATAATTATGGTAACTGCGCTGCATGACACTCATGATAGAGTGGAAGGAATTAATGCTGGTGCGGATGACTTTCTAACTAAGCCGATAGATGAAACTGCTTTATCTGCAAGAATTAAGTCTCTTGTGCGCTTAAAGATGATAATAGATGAGTTGTGCTTGAGAGGAGAAACTAATGCTGAGATTGGTGGAGTAGCAGAAAGCAGTATTATGGATTATTCTAATCAGATTTTTGATGCTAACATACTTGTTGTAGATGAGGACACCTTTCAAGCAGAGCAGATACACAATGTTCTAAAGCAACGCTTCAGATCAATTAAAATACTGCACGATCCAAAAGAAGCATTAAAGGTTGGTATTAAGGATAATTACGACCTGATTATTTCTGACATGCAGTTTTCAAAAACTGACGGCCTACGGTTGTGTTCTAAGTTTCGTAGTAAAGTAGAAACACGTTATACACCAATTCTGATCCTTTCTGAAGATTATGATAAAAGCAATTTAGTAAAGGCACTTGATGTAGGTGCTAATGATTATTTAACAGTACCTTTAGATGAGAGTGAATTAATAGCTAGGGTTAATTTGCAAGTGAAACGCAAAAGGTATCAAGATGCCTTGAGAATGAATTTATTTAATAATGTGGAAATGTCTATAAAGGATCCATTAACTAACTGTTATAATAGAAGATATTTTGATGCACACTTAAGAAATATTGTTAAGGATTCTGTGGAAAAAGATAGAAGTTTATCTCTTATGATACTTGATATAGATTATTTTAAGATAGTGAATGATAACTTTGGGCATAATGCTGGAGATGAACTTTTAAAGGAAATACAGAAAAGAATTTCTGAAAATATCAGAGTGACAGATTTATTAGCTAGGTTTGGTGGTGAGGAATTTGTTGTTGTAATGCCAGATACCAATGTATCAGATGCGTATACTATTGCAGAGAGAATAAGGAAAATTATTGCCAAAGAACCTTTTATACTTGTGGATAAAAATACAACCCATAATGTAACTGTGAGCATTGGAATTTCAGCAATGCAAAGATCTGACCTTGATGATGTTAAAAAATTTATAGTACGTGCTGACAAATATTTATATAAAGCAAAAAACAGTGGTAGAAATAGAGTGGTTACTGGTTGA
- a CDS encoding ankyrin repeat domain-containing protein, giving the protein MHVIVGDFDCLEEKKKLIRYLLDKGANVNARDSFGKTPLHNSHDKEVTQILLDAGADLFIKDHYGMTAR; this is encoded by the coding sequence TTGCATGTAATAGTTGGAGATTTTGATTGCTTAGAGGAGAAGAAGAAGTTAATACGATATCTATTAGACAAAGGTGCTAATGTTAATGCACGAGATTCTTTTGGAAAAACTCCTTTGCACAATAGTCATGACAAAGAGGTAACACAAATTTTACTAGATGCAGGTGCTGATCTTTTTATAAAGGATCATTATGGAATGACTGCAAGATAG
- the groL gene encoding chaperonin GroEL (60 kDa chaperone family; promotes refolding of misfolded polypeptides especially under stressful conditions; forms two stacked rings of heptamers to form a barrel-shaped 14mer; ends can be capped by GroES; misfolded proteins enter the barrel where they are refolded when GroES binds), protein MANIVVSGEQLQEAFREVAAMVDSTVGATAGPRGNTVGISKPYGGPEVTKDGYKVMKGIKPEKPLHSAIVSTIAQSASQCNDKVGDGTTTCSILTSNMIMEASKSIAAGNDRICIKNGIQKAKGVILEEIKSMSRTISSEKMGEVAQVAIISANGDKDIGDSIADAVKKVGKEGIITVEESKGSKALEVELTTGMQFDRGYLSPYFVTNNEKMSVELDDPYLLITEKKLNIIQPLLPILEAIFKSGKPLFIIAEDVEGEALSTLVINKLRGLKVAAVKAPGFGDRRKEMLEDIAALTGAKYVIKDELGIKMEDLTLEDLGTAKNVKITKDNTTIVSEDSDSDKKNRVDAKVNQIKSQIETSTSDYDKEKLRERLAKLSGGVAVLKVGGATEVEVKERRDRVEDALHATRAAIEEGIVPGGGVALLYAASALDKLKASSDEEQIGINIVKKVLSAPIKRLVKNAGLESAVIIDYLIKQNDKELIYNVEAMNYANASTAGVIDPAKVVRIAFETAVSVASALITTESMIVDLPNKEENASSPMGAGAMGGMGGF, encoded by the coding sequence ATGGCTAACATAGTAGTATCAGGCGAACAGTTGCAAGAAGCCTTTCGTGAAGTTGCAGCAATGGTTGACTCAACGGTGGGAGCAACTGCAGGGCCTAGGGGAAATACAGTAGGAATTAGCAAGCCATATGGTGGACCAGAGGTCACAAAGGATGGCTATAAGGTAATGAAAGGTATAAAGCCTGAAAAACCATTACACTCTGCAATAGTAAGCACCATTGCTCAAAGTGCTTCTCAGTGTAATGACAAAGTTGGTGATGGTACCACAACATGCTCAATACTGACTAGCAATATGATAATGGAAGCTTCAAAGTCAATTGCAGCTGGAAATGATCGTATTTGTATCAAAAATGGAATACAGAAGGCAAAAGGTGTGATATTAGAGGAGATTAAATCAATGTCTCGCACAATTTCTTCAGAGAAAATGGGTGAAGTTGCACAAGTTGCAATAATTTCTGCAAATGGTGATAAAGATATTGGTGATAGCATTGCTGATGCTGTTAAAAAGGTTGGAAAAGAAGGCATCATCACTGTTGAAGAGAGTAAGGGTTCAAAAGCATTAGAAGTTGAACTTACAACTGGTATGCAGTTTGACCGTGGTTATCTCTCTCCATACTTTGTTACAAATAATGAAAAGATGAGCGTGGAGCTTGATGATCCATATTTGCTGATTACAGAAAAAAAACTTAATATTATTCAACCTTTACTTCCTATTCTTGAGGCTATTTTTAAGTCTGGTAAACCTTTGTTTATCATTGCAGAAGATGTTGAAGGTGAAGCATTAAGCACTTTAGTGATCAACAAATTACGTGGTCTAAAAGTTGCTGCAGTAAAAGCTCCAGGTTTTGGTGATAGGAGAAAGGAGATGCTCGAAGATATAGCAGCTTTAACAGGTGCTAAGTATGTCATAAAAGATGAGCTTGGAATCAAGATGGAAGATTTGACTCTTGAAGATCTTGGTACTGCTAAAAATGTTAAAATCACTAAAGACAATACCACAATTGTTAGTGAAGACAGCGACTCTGATAAAAAAAACAGAGTAGATGCTAAAGTTAACCAGATTAAATCTCAGATTGAAACTTCAACCTCTGATTATGATAAAGAAAAGCTAAGAGAACGTTTAGCAAAATTATCAGGGGGTGTTGCTGTGCTCAAAGTTGGTGGAGCAACTGAAGTGGAAGTTAAAGAGCGTAGAGATAGAGTCGAAGATGCTCTGCATGCAACAAGAGCTGCAATTGAAGAAGGGATAGTTCCAGGTGGAGGAGTTGCGCTTCTTTATGCTGCATCTGCTCTTGATAAGCTAAAAGCTTCAAGCGATGAAGAGCAAATAGGTATCAACATTGTCAAAAAAGTTCTCAGTGCTCCAATCAAAAGATTGGTTAAAAATGCTGGTCTTGAATCTGCTGTTATAATTGACTATTTGATTAAGCAGAATGATAAAGAGCTTATATACAACGTTGAGGCTATGAACTACGCTAATGCATCAACAGCTGGTGTAATTGATCCGGCAAAAGTAGTTCGTATTGCTTTTGAAACGGCAGTGTCTGTAGCAAGCGCACTTATTACTACTGAATCTATGATAGTTGATCTACCAAACAAAGAAGAAAATGCTTCATCACCTATGGGTGCAGGAGCAATGGGCGGAATGGGTGGATTCTAA
- a CDS encoding ribonucleotide-diphosphate reductase subunit beta → MSLLEADPIYKPFNYPWAYDAWLQQQRIHWIPEEVPLADDVKDWKTKLSNVEKNLLTQIFRFFTQADIEVNNCYMRHYSNIFKPTEICMMLASFSNMETIHIAAYSYLLDTIAMPESEYQAFLKYDAMRKKYEYMLEFEESKKHDKKHVAKTLAVFGAFTEGLQLFASFAILLNFQRFGKMKGMGQIIAWSARDETLHTNSIINLFNTFIKENNEIWNDEFKEELYSACRTIVELEDEFISLAFDLGDVEGLSAEEVRNYIRYIANRRLTQLGLKSIYNVKDNPIPWLDEILNGVEHTNFFENRVTEYSRAATQGTWEEAFAKNDTKSE, encoded by the coding sequence ATGTCATTGCTAGAAGCAGATCCAATATACAAGCCTTTTAATTATCCTTGGGCATATGATGCATGGTTGCAGCAACAAAGGATACACTGGATACCTGAAGAAGTTCCGCTTGCTGATGATGTGAAAGATTGGAAAACTAAACTTTCTAATGTAGAGAAAAATTTATTGACCCAGATTTTTAGGTTTTTTACTCAAGCAGATATTGAAGTAAATAATTGCTATATGAGGCATTATTCAAATATATTTAAGCCAACAGAAATATGTATGATGCTTGCAAGCTTTTCCAATATGGAGACTATACACATTGCAGCCTATTCATACCTTCTAGATACGATTGCCATGCCAGAAAGTGAATATCAAGCATTCTTAAAATATGATGCTATGAGAAAGAAGTATGAATACATGTTAGAATTTGAGGAAAGTAAAAAGCACGATAAAAAACATGTTGCTAAAACTTTAGCAGTATTTGGTGCCTTCACTGAAGGATTGCAGTTATTTGCATCATTTGCAATTTTGCTCAATTTTCAACGGTTTGGAAAAATGAAAGGTATGGGGCAAATAATTGCTTGGTCAGCACGTGACGAAACCTTGCACACCAATTCAATTATCAATTTGTTCAATACGTTTATTAAAGAGAATAATGAAATTTGGAATGACGAGTTCAAAGAAGAATTATATTCTGCATGTCGCACTATTGTTGAACTTGAAGATGAATTTATAAGTCTTGCTTTTGATTTAGGAGATGTTGAAGGGCTATCTGCAGAGGAAGTGCGCAATTATATACGTTACATAGCAAACAGAAGGTTAACGCAATTAGGTCTTAAATCTATATATAATGTTAAAGATAACCCTATTCCGTGGCTTGATGAAATACTAAATGGCGTGGAACATACAAATTTCTTTGAAAATAGAGTAACAGAGTATAGCCGTGCAGCAACTCAAGGCACTTGGGAGGAAGCTTTTGCTAAAAACGATACAAAAAGTGAATAG
- a CDS encoding ankyrin repeat domain-containing protein: MRDELTLLHIAAEYSNEKVVQALLGAGASVNAVDSCGRTPLDRATASNSLEVVQALLDAGADPTLEDKNGKTTDDIAQQEAKRELRGIVTEQAIKKAMKVGAICGVIAGLAVGGGCFAADAALPILALIGIAVAAAVLTGLVAGGITYKISKPSEKLDSVDAEQKLVQRQVL; this comes from the coding sequence TTGCGTGATGAATTAACATTGTTGCATATAGCAGCTGAATATAGTAACGAAAAGGTAGTACAAGCTCTATTAGGAGCAGGTGCTAGTGTTAATGCAGTAGATAGTTGTGGAAGAACTCCTTTAGATCGTGCTACTGCTTCCAACTCTTTAGAGGTAGTACAAGCTCTATTAGATGCAGGTGCTGATCCTACATTAGAAGATAAGAATGGCAAAACTACAGACGATATTGCACAACAAGAAGCTAAGAGAGAGTTAAGAGGAATAGTTACTGAACAAGCAATTAAGAAGGCAATGAAAGTTGGGGCTATTTGCGGTGTTATAGCTGGATTGGCAGTTGGTGGTGGGTGTTTTGCTGCTGATGCTGCATTACCAATATTGGCTTTAATTGGCATAGCTGTAGCTGCTGCTGTACTCACTGGACTTGTTGCTGGTGGTATTACATATAAAATATCAAAGCCTAGTGAGAAGCTAGATAGCGTTGACGCAGAACAAAAGCTAGTACAGCGGCAAGTATTGTAG
- a CDS encoding alanine:cation symporter family protein, giving the protein MDTVKFVLLLPTILLILVAGVYLSVKLKWLQIFRLPYALSLIGAKRGENKFSSIAALFTILGGNLGVGNISGTAVALKTGGPGSILWMAIIIVVTSVIKYVTCYLSIKTRKEKNGRFIGGPVAYMADAFNSRKATVVFLVIMMMVSITVGNLVQVNSLSIPLSMVDIPVVIGGIIMAIIFFVVAALSLKKIKIFISAMIPIMTVSYLTLCGIILFKFSENILPSLKLITSNFFTTSSFNSGLSLGLILEILTIIQVGTLRGIFATDIGLGLEGIVHSSITPKKNNNKFIIEQSLITIISPFIVALIVFITAMVLLVTDSWITDLESTNMCIFAFRKAMNWPYTDYLIMSIMFCFAFTTIFTWFFCSKQTIRYVSMDNKYTKIWTVVFTLIIPFGAIGGVKLLWDIADISIAALLLINILAILKLTSQDPEVFTMSSKYLKLQKQS; this is encoded by the coding sequence ATGGATACAGTAAAGTTTGTTTTATTACTGCCAACAATACTACTCATACTAGTTGCTGGTGTTTACCTATCGGTTAAACTAAAATGGTTGCAGATATTTAGACTACCGTATGCCCTTTCACTTATTGGAGCTAAAAGAGGAGAAAATAAATTTTCTTCTATAGCTGCTCTGTTTACAATCTTAGGGGGAAATTTAGGAGTAGGAAATATTTCAGGAACTGCTGTTGCTCTAAAAACCGGAGGACCGGGATCCATTTTATGGATGGCAATAATTATTGTTGTTACTTCTGTGATAAAATATGTTACTTGTTACCTAAGTATAAAAACCAGAAAAGAAAAAAATGGACGTTTTATAGGTGGACCTGTAGCCTACATGGCTGATGCATTTAACTCTAGAAAAGCTACAGTTGTGTTTCTAGTTATTATGATGATGGTTTCAATAACAGTTGGTAACCTTGTTCAGGTAAATTCTCTATCAATACCACTCAGCATGGTAGATATACCTGTAGTCATTGGCGGCATTATAATGGCCATAATATTTTTTGTTGTTGCAGCTCTCAGCTTAAAAAAAATTAAAATTTTTATATCGGCTATGATACCGATAATGACGGTAAGTTACCTCACACTTTGCGGTATCATATTATTTAAGTTTAGTGAAAATATTCTTCCTTCTCTAAAACTAATAACAAGCAATTTTTTTACAACTAGTAGCTTTAACTCTGGCTTATCTTTAGGTTTAATTTTAGAAATATTGACTATTATTCAAGTAGGAACTCTGCGAGGTATTTTTGCAACAGATATAGGACTTGGCCTCGAAGGAATTGTACACTCCTCGATTACTCCTAAAAAAAATAACAATAAATTTATCATTGAACAGAGTCTAATCACAATAATATCTCCTTTTATAGTTGCACTCATAGTGTTCATTACAGCAATGGTACTGCTTGTCACAGATTCTTGGATTACTGATTTAGAGAGCACTAACATGTGCATTTTTGCTTTTAGAAAAGCTATGAATTGGCCCTATACTGACTATTTAATTATGTCTATAATGTTTTGTTTTGCCTTTACTACTATCTTTACTTGGTTTTTTTGTTCAAAACAAACAATACGCTATGTATCTATGGATAATAAATACACTAAAATCTGGACTGTAGTTTTTACCTTAATCATTCCATTTGGTGCAATCGGTGGAGTTAAGTTACTCTGGGATATCGCTGATATTTCAATTGCTGCTTTGCTACTCATAAACATACTTGCTATACTCAAGCTCACTTCTCAAGATCCAGAAGTATTTACTATGAGTAGCAAATACCTGAAGTTGCAAAAACAGAGCTAA
- a CDS encoding YgfZ/GcvT domain-containing protein, producing the protein MGYIPLANRSLISLYGPDTRDFLQGVITNDINKLSSQQAIYSLLLNPQGKYLYDFFLIEHDKYIYLECENAHLQQIIEKLDLLKTYLRVRIKDISSLYKVGVLFDAKLAKCSSKSQVIFQDPRHKLLGMRIIHEDEIKEPVGDFIQYEKVRIKNLVPDGAKDMVQNSSFPLQYLIDKINGISFNKGCYIGQEVVNRMSRQEKFRRKLYLVEGKNALPNIGTKVISEHNEEVGELRSSVDNIGLALLNTGKSHANLYVGGVSIKTL; encoded by the coding sequence ATGGGTTACATACCGCTAGCAAACCGTAGTCTAATATCTTTATACGGACCAGATACGAGAGATTTTCTTCAGGGTGTTATAACAAATGATATTAATAAACTAAGTAGCCAGCAGGCAATTTACTCTTTATTACTCAACCCTCAGGGAAAATATCTGTACGATTTTTTCCTCATTGAGCATGATAAATATATTTATTTGGAGTGTGAAAATGCCCATCTACAGCAAATAATTGAAAAATTAGACTTGCTCAAAACTTACCTTAGAGTGAGGATTAAAGACATTAGTTCACTATATAAGGTTGGAGTTTTGTTTGATGCTAAGTTGGCGAAGTGTAGTAGTAAGTCACAAGTTATTTTTCAAGATCCAAGGCACAAGCTGCTAGGAATGAGGATCATACATGAAGATGAAATAAAAGAACCGGTTGGAGATTTTATTCAGTATGAAAAAGTTAGAATTAAAAACCTTGTCCCAGATGGAGCAAAAGATATGGTGCAAAATTCATCATTTCCGCTGCAATATTTAATCGATAAGATAAATGGTATAAGCTTTAATAAAGGGTGCTATATAGGTCAGGAAGTTGTAAATCGAATGAGCAGACAAGAAAAATTCAGAAGGAAACTTTATCTTGTTGAGGGAAAAAATGCACTTCCAAATATTGGCACTAAAGTAATCAGTGAACATAATGAAGAAGTAGGAGAACTACGCTCTAGTGTCGACAATATTGGACTTGCATTGCTTAATACTGGAAAAAGCCACGCAAATTTATATGTCGGTGGAGTTAGCATTAAGACGTTATAA
- a CDS encoding IS256 family transposase produces the protein MGQANRTTGLVDYKELETNILSSIREGRPLTGRDGALTPFIKRLLEASLEGEIESHMSAKSEENNRRNGRNAKTLRTSSGSFELLTPRDREGSFEPQIVKKRQTSLHPELEAKVLSTYASGMGYRDIASHVEEIYDHKISAAEISSITDKLLPVINEWRSRPLQSVYPIVFMDGMFFKVKEDGHCISKCMYNILGINQNGRKEVLGFYLAESEGANFWLGVLNDLKERGVEDILIACIDGLKSFPAAINSVFPKAEVQLCIVHQIRNSLKYVSSKDVKVFMNDLKKIYRASSKEIAENYLLELEEKWGEKYPLVIKSWQNNWENLSSYFKYSGQVRKLIYTTNPIEGLHRQIRKFTKTKGSFTSTNALYKQVYCAIKKVEQKWIMALPNWALTISQLDIFFPDRLKIELN, from the coding sequence ATGGGTCAAGCAAATAGAACTACTGGTTTGGTAGATTATAAAGAATTAGAAACAAATATCCTGTCATCTATACGAGAAGGAAGACCATTGACAGGAAGAGATGGAGCATTAACACCGTTTATAAAAAGGTTGCTAGAGGCAAGTCTGGAAGGTGAAATAGAAAGCCACATGTCAGCTAAAAGTGAAGAAAATAACCGAAGAAATGGAAGGAATGCAAAAACTTTACGTACAAGTTCAGGCTCATTTGAACTATTAACACCAAGAGACAGAGAAGGAAGCTTTGAACCGCAAATAGTCAAAAAAAGGCAAACAAGCCTACATCCAGAACTTGAAGCAAAGGTCTTAAGCACATATGCCAGTGGCATGGGATACAGAGATATAGCTTCACATGTTGAGGAAATATATGACCACAAAATATCAGCAGCAGAGATATCCAGTATTACTGATAAACTGCTACCAGTAATCAATGAATGGCGCAGCCGCCCACTGCAATCAGTGTATCCAATAGTGTTTATGGATGGCATGTTCTTTAAGGTCAAGGAGGACGGACATTGTATAAGTAAATGCATGTATAATATATTGGGCATAAATCAAAATGGCAGAAAAGAAGTATTAGGTTTTTATTTGGCTGAAAGTGAAGGAGCTAACTTCTGGTTGGGAGTTCTAAATGACCTAAAAGAGCGAGGAGTAGAAGATATTCTAATTGCCTGCATTGATGGGCTAAAAAGCTTTCCTGCGGCTATAAATAGTGTGTTTCCTAAGGCAGAAGTACAGCTATGTATAGTGCATCAGATAAGGAATTCACTGAAATATGTATCTAGCAAAGATGTAAAAGTTTTCATGAATGATTTGAAAAAAATATATCGTGCTTCAAGTAAAGAGATCGCTGAGAATTATCTGCTTGAGCTGGAAGAAAAATGGGGAGAGAAGTATCCTTTAGTTATAAAATCCTGGCAGAACAATTGGGAAAACTTATCCAGTTATTTTAAGTATTCTGGGCAAGTTAGGAAGCTGATTTACACCACCAATCCAATTGAGGGGTTGCATAGACAAATCAGGAAATTTACTAAAACTAAGGGTTCATTTACTAGTACAAATGCCTTGTACAAACAGGTATATTGTGCTATAAAAAAGGTAGAGCAAAAGTGGATTATGGCTCTCCCTAATTGGGCTTTAACTATTTCTCAACTTGATATTTTCTTTCCAGATAGATTGAAAATTGAGTTGAACTAA